A part of Gossypium hirsutum isolate 1008001.06 chromosome A07, Gossypium_hirsutum_v2.1, whole genome shotgun sequence genomic DNA contains:
- the LOC107899372 gene encoding sucrose synthase 5: MTSTSTGKLSDSIAYNIRNALKQSQSYMKRCFSKYMEKGKRILKAHELRDEFEKVMDDKNETLGTMFSSAQEAVVTPPYVTFAVRPTPGCWEFVKVNSVDLSDVKQISSAEYLKLKETTADENWSKDENALEVDFEAFDFSMPKLTLASSIGKGLNFVSKYITSKLSGSVDNAQPLVDYLLSLEYQGEKLMINEILNTAAKLQLALIVAEVSLSDLPRDTPYQSIELRFKEWGFERGWGDTVERVHETIRSLSEVLQAPDPQNLEKLFSKLPTIFKVVIFSPHGYFGQSDVLGLPDTGGQVVYILDQVRAMEEELVLKIKSQGLNIKPQILVVTRLIPDARGTKCNQEWEPVIGTKYSQILRVPFKTETGILRRWVSRFDIYPYLETFAQDVTSKILDAMEGKPDLIIGNYTDGNLVSSLVASKLGITQATIAHALEKTKYEDSDIKWKELDPKYHFSCQFIADTIAMNAADFIIASTYQEIAGSKERPGQYESHAAFTLPGLCRVVSGINVYDPKFNIAAPGADQSVYFPYTETGKRFTSFHPAIEELLYSKVDNDEHIGYLADRKKPIIFSMARLDTVKNLTGLTEWYGKNKRLRSLVNLVIVGAFFNPSKSKDREEVAEIKKMHALIEKYQLKGQIRWIAAQTDRNRNGELYRCIADTKGAFVQPALYEAFGLTVIEAMNCGLPTFATNQGGPAEIIVDGVSGFHINPTNGDESSNKIADFFEKCKTNPAYWNQFSADGLKRINECYTWKIYANKVLNMGCMYRFWKQLNKDQKQAKQRYIQAFYNLMFRNLVKNVPLASDETQQPDSKPAAKPQPTPSTKRSQSRLQRLFGA; this comes from the exons atgaCGTCTACATCGACCGGGAAGCTTAGTGACTCCATAGCTTACAACATACGCAATGCCTTGAAGCAGAGCCAGTCTTACATGAAACGTTGCTTTTCTAAGTACATGGAGAAAGGAAAAAGGATTTTGAAAGCCCATGAATTGAGGGATGAATTTGAAAAAGTAATGGATGATAAAAATGAGACCTTGGGCACCATGTTTTCTTCAGCTCAG GAAGCGGTTGTTACTCCACCTTATGTTACCTTTGCCGTAAGACCGACTCCGGGATGTTGGGAGTTTGTTAAGGTGAACTCCGTTGATCTCTCCGACGTCAAACAAATATCCTCCGCCGAGTACTTGAAACTCAAAGAGACGACCGCCGATGAGAATTG GTCGAAAGATGAAAATGCATTAGAGGTGGATTTTGAAGCATTTGATTTCTCGATGCCAAAATTAACATTGGCTTCTTCTATTGGAAAAGGACTTAATTTTGTGTCAAAGTACATTACTTCTAAACTAAGTGGATCTGTGGATAATGCCCAGCCCCTTGTAGATTACTTACTCTCACTCGAATATCAAGGAGag AAACTTATGATAAACGAGATACTTAACACAGCAGCAAAGCTTCAATTGGCTCTTATAGTAGCTGAAGTTTCCCTCTCAGATCTTCCTCGGGATACCCCATACCAGAGTATTGAGCTAAG GTTCAAGGAGTGGGGATTCGAGAGAGGGTGGGGTGACACGGTTGAAAGAGTGCATGAAACGATACGGTCACTCTCGGAAGTGTTGCAAGCACCTGATCCACAGAATTTGGAGAAGCTTTTTAGCAAACTTCCCACCATATTCAAGGTTGTAATCTTCTCTCCTCATGGATATTTTGGACAATCAGATGTGCTTGGTTTGCCAGACACTGGTGGACAGGTTGTTTATATTTTGGATCAAGTGAGGGCCATGGAGGAAGAATTGGTTCTCAAAATCAAATCCCAAGGCCTCAATATTAAGCCTCAAATCTTAGTG GTCACAAGACTCATACCTGATGCCCGAGGAACTAAGTGCAACCAAGAGTGGGAGCCCGTCATCGGCACCAAATACAGTCAGATCCTCCGAGTGCCTTTCAAGACTGAAACTGGTATCCTACGCCGATGGGTTTCGCGTTTCGACATTTATCCTTATCTTGAGACGTTTGCTCAG GATGTTACATCCAAGATCTTGGATGCAATGGAGGGTAAACCAGACCTTATTATTGGAAACTACACTGATGGGAACTTAGTATCATCTCTAGTAGCTAGCAAACTCGGGATAACACAG GCTACGATTGCGCATGCTTTAGAGAAGACGAAATACGAGGATTCAGACATCAAGTGGAAGGAACTTGACCCAAAGTATCATTTTTCATGTCAATTCATTGCTGATACAATTGCAATGAATGCTGCAGATTTCATTATAGCAAGCACATACCAGGAGATTGCAGGGAG CAAAGAGAGACCTGGACAATATGAGAGCCATGCTGCATTTACACTCCCAGGGCTCTGTAGAGTTGTTTCAGGCATCAATGTTTATGACCCTAAGTTCAACATCGCTGCTCCCGGTGCCGATCAATCTGTGTATTTCCCGTATACGGAGACCGGAAAACGATTCACATCATTTCATCCTGCAATTGAAGAACTTCTGTACAGTAAAGTGGATAATGATGAACACAT TGGTTATCTAGCAGACAGGAAGAAACCTATAATTTTCTCAATGGCAAGACTGGATACAGTGAAGAACTTGACTGGATTAACTGAATGGTACGGTAAAAACAAAAGGCTAAGAAGCTTGGTCAACCTTGTAATAGTAGGAGCCTTCTTTAATCCCTCTAAATCAAAAGATAGAGAAGAAGTGGCTGAAATAAAAAAGATGCACGCACTCATAGAGAAATACCAACTCAAGGGCCAAATCCGATGGATAGCCGCGCAGACAGACCGTAACCGAAACGGCGAACTCTACCGTTGCATTGCCGATACAAAGGGTGCATTTGTTCAGCCAGCTTTATATGAAGCATTCGGTCTTACAGTGATCGAAGCAATGAACTGCGGTTTGCCGACCTTCGCAACCAATCAAGGAGGCCCTGCCGAGATCATCGTGGACGGAGTTTCCGGTTTCCATATTAATCCCACAAATGGAGATGAATCAAGCAACAAAATTGCTGATTTCTTTGAGAAATGCAAAACCAATCCTGCATATTGGAATCAGTTCTCAGCCGATGGATTGAAACGCATAAATGAATG CTATACCTGGAAAATATATGCAAACAAGGTATTGAATATGGGATGCATGTATAGGTTTTGGAAACAATTGAACAAAGATCAGAAACAAGCTAAACAGAGAtacattcaagcattttataaTCTAATGTTCAGGAatctg GTAAAAAATGTTCCTTTAGCAAGTGATGAAACTCAGCAACCAGACTCAAAGCCAGCAGCCAAACCACAACCTACACCGAG CACCAAGCGATCGCAGTCACGACTTCAAAG GTTGTTCGGAGCTTAA